A region from the Candidatus Goldiibacteriota bacterium HGW-Goldbacteria-1 genome encodes:
- a CDS encoding YitT family protein — protein sequence MKRKISDAAYNIFLITAGSLITAFAIKAFLVPQEFISRGATGISLMISYKTDILPLGVIYLLINIPIFALGWKFVGRRFTVYSLIGMAIYTVILGLMPFQFHMQDKMLCAVIAGGLSGIGLAIALRSYGSAGGADVLYIIINKMTGMSIGTSSMIINAVIIGSMAAFFPLENVLYTLVYIFVNMYVTNKTFHGFAHRRAVLIMSEKSDVIAEHMKKERFAFTIIDSKGGYKGTQQNILYSVVERKKISYLKRSILKTDPKAFIAVMTAEDVTGVEIGNQPHW from the coding sequence ATGAAGAGGAAAATATCTGATGCGGCGTATAATATATTTCTTATAACCGCGGGAAGCCTTATCACCGCTTTTGCCATAAAAGCTTTTCTTGTGCCTCAGGAATTTATTTCAAGGGGAGCCACCGGTATTTCGCTTATGATTTCATATAAAACGGATATTCTGCCGCTGGGCGTAATTTACCTTCTGATAAACATTCCTATATTTGCGCTTGGATGGAAATTTGTAGGAAGAAGGTTTACAGTATACTCTCTTATAGGAATGGCAATATATACGGTGATACTTGGCCTTATGCCTTTTCAGTTTCACATGCAGGATAAGATGTTGTGCGCGGTAATTGCCGGCGGGCTTTCAGGAATAGGCCTTGCCATTGCGCTGCGTTCGTACGGTTCTGCCGGCGGCGCGGATGTACTTTACATTATAATTAATAAAATGACAGGGATGTCAATTGGCACTTCGTCTATGATAATAAACGCGGTAATTATTGGTTCTATGGCCGCGTTTTTTCCGCTGGAAAATGTGCTTTACACGCTGGTGTATATCTTTGTAAATATGTATGTTACTAATAAAACTTTTCACGGGTTTGCCCACAGGCGCGCTGTTCTTATAATGTCTGAAAAATCAGATGTTATAGCGGAACATATGAAGAAAGAACGCTTTGCGTTTACCATTATTGACAGTAAAGGCGGGTATAAAGGTACACAGCAGAATATTCTGTATTCTGTTGTGGAAAGAAAAAAGATATCATATTTAAAAAGGTCAATTCTAAAAACAGACCCCAAGGCTTTTATAGCTGTTATGACCGCGGAAGATGTAACCGGAGTGGAAATAGGCAATCAGCCGCATTGGTGA